A region of the Chryseobacterium cucumeris genome:
ATTTATCGCTTATTATTCATCCTTATATTTTCATTTGTATTTTCCCTGCTCTGCATTATAAATATTTTCACATAAATAAAGCACTTGTTATCTCTTACGAACAGGTGCTTTTTATTTAAAATACACTATAAACAACTGATTAACAATTAAATGTTTTCACCAAATAAGGATTTATTAAATATTTTTTACTATTTTAGACCAACATTAAAACCAAAATCTTATGAAAAATCTAAAGAAACTCAGCAGAGAAAAAGCAAAACAAATTAGTGGAGGGTCTATGGAAAGATGCAGCGAAACCAATCCTTGTACTGTCGGATGGTGCTGTTTCGGAATCTGTTCCCCCTTCATCTGTATTGAATAAAAGATAAAACTAAATCATTTAAAAATCAAATCTCATGAAAAATCTAAAAAAACTCAGCAGACAAGTGCAAAAGGAAATTAAAGGCAGCAGACCTTTCAAAAGATGTACAGAACATTATGAATGTCCGGGCGGGTCATGTTGTCACAACACCTGTGTTATCGATCCATGTCCTCTGGAGTAAATATGATCATTACAGACACCTGCATTCGTAGGTGTTTTTATTTAAGATATCAATAAATTTTTGATTCATACTAAAATATTTTCACCTGCAAATGAATAATATAGAAATATTTACTATTTTAGTCTTACATTAAATCTAAACTATAACGCTATGAAAAATCTAAAAAAACTCAGCAGAGAGGCTGCGAAACAAATTAATGGCGGCATAGGACCGTTCAGATGCAGTATAACAAGACCATGTTCTGTGGGATATTGCTGCAATGGAGAATGTCTTGATCATGACTGTCCGATAGAGCCTTAATCTTAACTATATTTGATCACCATGAAGAATTCAAATCTTAAGAGGCTGAACAGGCTGGAGCAAAAAAATATTAAAGGCAGCGGAATAAAAAAGTGTGGTGACAATTCAGATTGCGGACCATACCAATGCTGTACAAATGCTGTCTGCATCTACATTCCCACCTCAGAATGCGAACCAATGTAAAGAATATTGGAATTTAAAATTTAATTTTTGCACATCCGCTTCGGCGGGTGTTTTTTTTGCTCTTATCCTGAAGCCATAAACTTTAATTAATCCTTAATTTTGCCAGTTTATTGCTCAGTCTTAAAAATTTGAATTATTTTTGCATATCCAAAAAATTTCACGTTTTGAATTCTAGAGACGAACTTATCTTCAACCCTGCCGATATTGCCGAAACTCTCAGCGAACTTCCTGCTGATGAGAGGCTGCTCGCGTTTCTGAAGGTTCCGAAAGAATACAAAGCAGAAGTATTTTCACACCTTGATCCTGATTTCCAGGAAGAAACCATCAGAAGTATCGGAAGCGATGAAGTTTCTGAAATTCTGAATGCCATGACTCCGGATGACAGAACGGCTCTTTTCGAGGATTTCCCGGATGAGCTGATCAAGTATTCCATCAACCATCTTAATCCGCAGGAAAGAAGGATTGCCTTAAAGCTTCTTGGCTACAATTCGGATTCGATTGCCCGTCTGATGACCCCTTATTATATCCAGATCCGTAAGGAATGGACGGTAAAAAGATGTCTTCAGCAGATCAAAAAGGTAGGAAAAAGAGTGGAAACCATGAACTATCTGTACGTGGTAGACGAAAGAAACCGCCTGATTGATGACCTTGCCATCGGAACTTTACTGCTGGAAGAAGAAGACACTCTGGTATCGGATATCACCGATAACCATTTTGTAGCCATTACAACGACAACTTCCAAAGAGGATGCTGTAACCTACTTCGAAAAGTATGACCGTGGTGCTCTTCCTATTATTACAGAAGCAGGTGTTCTGGTAGGAATTGTGACTATTGATGACATTCTCGATCAGATTGAACAGCAGAATACGGAAGATATCCAGAAATTCGGGGGATTGGAAGCATTGGATCTTCCCTACACCCAGACTTCATGGACTGAGATGATCAAGAAAAGAGCCACCTGGCTGATCATTCTGTTTGTTTCGGAAATGCTGACTGCCTCTGCAATGGGATATTTTGACAAGGAAATTGAAAAAGCCGTTGTTCTGGCCTTATTTGTTCCTTTGATTATTTCCAGTGGAGGAAACTCAGGATCCCAGGCAGCTACTCTGATTATCCGTGCTATGGCTCTTCAGGAAATCAATCTGAAAGATTGGTGGTATGTTATGAAAAAGGAAATTATCTCCGGATTATGTCTTGGAGCCATCTTGGGAATTATTGGGTTTATACGAATCATGCTCTGGCAGCAAATTGGCTTGTTTGATTACGGCCAGTATTGGGTATATGTAGGATTGAGTGTTTCAGTCTCCCTGATTGCTATTGTTTTGTGGGGAACATTATCAGGTTCTATGATCCCGTTTGTCTTAAAAAAATTAAATCTTGACCCCGCCACTTCTTCTGCTCCATTTGTAGCAACGCTGGTGGATGTTACAGGACTTATTATCTATTTTACCGTAGCCGGACTTTTCTTAACCGGAAAACTTTTGTAATTTTAGGCATCATCTAACATGCCAATATGAAAATCGTTTCACTTGTACCTTCTATTACTGAGGCTTTATTTGACCTTGGACTGACCGAAAATGAAGTGGTAGGAAGAACAAAATTCTGTATCCATCCTAAGGATAAAATAAAAAATGTACCCATAATCGGTGGAACTAAGAATATTAATATTGAAAAAATTAAAGCATTACAGCCGGATCTTATTATTGCCAATAAGGAAGAGAATGTAAAAGATCAGGTGGAAGCCCTGATGGATGAGCACAAGGTAATGGTCACCAATATTGATACCATTGAGGATAATTATTACCTGCTTAAAAACCTCGGAAAACTTTTTGGAAAGGAAGACAGAGCACAGCTTTTCAATCTTAAAATTTATGATGTTCTGAATCAGGCAAAACTGGAATCTCCTGTAAAAGCAGCTTATCTTATCTGGAAAAATCCTTATATGACCATTGGTTCTGACACTTTCATCCACAGGATTTTATCTGAAATTGGTTTTGAAAATATTTTTAAAGATAAAACCCGTTATCCCCAGATCACTACTGAAGATCTGGCAGAAGCCGATGTCATTATGCTTTCATCTGAACCTTTTCCGTTTAAAGAAAAACATATTGAAGAACTGCAGGTTTTCTATCCGGATAAAAAGATTATGATTGTAGATGGAGAGGCATTTTCCTGGTATGGAACCCATATTGCCAAATGTGAGAATTATTTTAAAGAATTGCTGGCCGAGATTCACCTCATGCAGCAAAGCTAATTTTTCACCGTCAACTTTAAACCCAAAACTTTAAACTTTAAACATTGAACTTTATATGTCCGGTACAGTTTTATTATCTGAAGGAGCAGAATTTGATCACGTAATACAGGAAGTTTCAAAATATATTCACTTGTATGTAATGGCGTTTGAAAAAGAGGAAAGAACCATTACACGACTGGAAAAACGTGAAAACATGTATGGAGGAAACGGAACTGTGTATATGATACAAATGTTCGATCAGAAAGAATTAGCCAACAATCGTCTGGCTGCCTATATGGTTTTATTGAATAAAGGGGATGAATCCGGATTTCATACTCACAATCTGAGAAATGAACAGGAGCTGTACGTTGTGGTGCACGGAACCGGAGAATATCGTGAAAGAACCGGAACAGATGGACCAATACGCAGGAAAGTGCTGCAGAAAGGCGATATTACAGCGATCAGTTCTATAGGCTATCATTCTATTGAAAACACGGGAGATGAGCCTTTAATTATGTTTGTGATCACCACCAACAATCCATAAAAAACTCCGGCAGATGAGCCGGAGTTTATATTTATAGTCAGTTTCTAATTATAAAATCTTAGAAACTTCATTACAAAGCCATTCTAATAATTCGCGGTCTTCCTGCGTGAAAGGATCGATTGTATGAGAATCAATATCGATCTGACCAATATTTTTTCCATCCTTAAAAATAGGAACTACAATTTCTGCTTTCGTATCAATGGAGCAGCTCAAATAATTGCTTTCCTCATGCACATCAGGAACAACAAATGTTTCATTGGAAACGGCAACCTGACCGCAGATTCCTTTACCGTAAGGAATAATGGTATGGTCGGTAGGTGCTCCTACATAAGGACCTAAAATCAATTCATCCTTATCTCCGTTTTTGAAATAGAACCCTGTCCAGTTGAAGTAAGGAATCTCCTGATCCAACAGGTGGCATACTTTTTCAAGTTTTTCTTCTGTATTATGCTTAGGACTTTCAAGAATTGAGGAAAGTCTTTTCTTTAATTCTGACATTGTATATATATTTTAAGAGAATTGTTTTAGGGAAAGCTCTTCTTTATATCCGAACATTCCACGCTCTTTAATCATTTCTGCTACGCCTTCCGGTACCTGAGTTTCCCAGCCTTTCACACAACATGCGATTTTTCTTAATATCTCTCTGGAATAAATTTCCAAAAACTCAGGATTATAATTGGTAATATCTACGATACGGTTGTTGTGTTTGAAGTATTTGTATAGTTCTTTCAGGTTTTCTTCTACTTTCAGGTTGGAAGAATCCAACAGCTGATGAGTTTCCGGATCTTTGTAAGGATACAGATATACTCTCATTCCATTTCTGAAAAACTTACCGAATGCTTCAAGAATTCCTCCTGAAAGGTTTTTATAATATTTCTCGTCGAATACCATCAGCATATTATTTACTCCCATAGCTACTCCGATGTCTCCACTTGTATACGATGCGAAGTAATCAATCAATCTGTAATATTCGGAGAAGTTTGAAATAATAACGGTGTAACCTAGTTTTCCAAGAATATCTACTCTGTCCAGGAAATCCCTTTCGTCGATATCTCCGTCTGCTCTCAGATTGGAAATGGTGATTTCAATAAGAACTTCTGTTTCTTCATGAGTACAGGTAGCATCTTTGAAGAACATATCCATCCCGTTTTTAAGCATGTCAATGTTCACTTTCGTTACCGGTCTGAAACTTCCTCTTACCGCGAAAATATTTTTCTTGTACAATACATCTGCCGGAAGCATATTACTCCCCTGAGAATTGAAGATTACCGCATCGGTCATTCCATTTTTTACCAATTGAAGGGACATCAGTCTGTTATCAACATAGGCAAAAGCAGGTCCGCTGAAGTCGATCATATCAATTTCCAGATTATCTTTAGCAATATCATCGTAAAGAGACTCTACTAAAGTTCTTGGATTGTCGAAATAATGAAAGGCTCCAAAAATAAGGTTTACGCCCAGGTTTCCTAAAGTTTCCTGCTGAAGAGTAGCATCATTTTCTTTGAATTTTACGTGGATAACAATCTCATTGTAATCTTCATTTTCTTTAGTCTGAAAACGGATTCCCACCCAGCCGTGGCCTTTTACAGTTTTGTCAAAATTGATGGTTGTTACCGTATTGGCATAAGAAAAGAATTTTCTATCCGGATTATTATCTCTTGAAATTCTTTCTTCAATCAAAGCCACCTCATATCGAAGCATTTTGCGAAGCCTGTTCTGGGTAACGTACCTGTTTTTTACTTCTTTTCCGTAGATGGCATCACTAAAATCTTTGTCATAAGCAGACATTGCCTTAGCAATCGTACCGGAAGCTCCCCCTGCTCTAAAAAAGTGGCGAACAGTCTCCTGCCCTGCTCCAATTTCTGCGAAAGTACCATAAATAGTAGGATCTAGATTAATTGTTAATGCTTTTTGTTTAGGAGTTAGTTTCTGATACATTAGGACATGAAATTTTTTGTAAATTTACCAAAATTAAACCAACCTCAAAACAAAATGAAGTTGAAATTTTTAGGAACCGGTACTTCTCAAGGTGTACCCGTTATAGGCTGTACATGTGAAGTGTGTACTTCAGAAAATCCCAAAGACAAACGTTTACGTTCTTCCGTGATGGTTACCACGGACGAAAATAAAAAAATACTGATCGACTGCGGACCGGATTTCAGGCAGCAAATGCTTACCAACCATGAACATACTGTAGACATTGCTCTGATTACCCATGAACATAATGACCACGTGATCGGGCTGGATGATATGCGGCCCCTGATATTTAAAAGTGGAAAAGATGTTCCGTTGTACTGCTATTCAAGGGTGGCTCATGAGATAAAAAACAGATTTCCTTATGCTTTTGCGGATGTAAGATATCCCGGCGCACCCGCTTTTGAGCTACACGAAATAGAAAATAAGCCTTTTGAGGTATTGGACACAGAAATCACTCCTGTGGAGGTGATTCACTATAAAATTACCGTTTTCGGATATAAGTTTAAACAACTGGCTTACATTACGGATGCCGGCTTTATTTCTGAAACGGAAAAGCAAAAACTGAAGGATCTTGATGTCCTGATCTTAAACTGCATCAGAAAATTTGATCCCCATCCTGCCCATTTTATCCTTCCGGATGTTATTAAATTATTTGAAGAGCTAAAACCTAAAAAATTATTTTTAACCCACATCAGCCATCATCTTGGACTGCATGATATTGAAGATAAGGAGCTTCCGGCCGGAATACACCTTGCCTACGATGGTTTGGAACTTAATTTTTAAAAAAAAATCTTCAAAAAGCTTTTGAACATTGAAAAAAGTTCCTATATTTGCACACCAATTTGAAACAAACATCACGTTTGAATTCAACATCAAGCCCAGGTGGCGGAATTGGTAGACGCGCTGGTCTCAAACACCAGTTCTTAGGAGTACCGGTTCGATCCCGGTCCTGGGTACAAAAAACCTCTGAAATCATTTGATTTTCAGAGGTTTTTGATTTAAAAATTATACTCATTGAAATATTGCATTAGATACCATAATACACAATAGTAACTGATCCCTGAGTTATTCTAAAAACCCTGGTATAACTTGCTGTAACTGTAACAACATCTCCAACATTAAAAAACTGAGTTCCTGCCAGGTTATGTCCTATATATTGCGTTCCATCCATATGTCCCGAAACATTAACTGAAAATGAAGAACCGTTTTTAAAAATCGATGTGGTAGCACTCCCCCCTGAGGGGTTGTTCATGGAGGTATCATATTTTACAAACACTGAAAAATTATAATATCCTGCTTTATTTATGGTAAAAGAACCATTATTATAGGTCATATTGGCTACATTATTTTTATTGATCGTAAAAGCAACTGTATAATCAGTATTTGCTGCCTGATTAGCAGATGTATTAGCTAAACCTATCGTAGAAATAGCAGGTATATTCAGGTTGCTTGCATCTGTCAAAAAGCCGTTGGAATCCGTGCCTAATACTCCAATATTTTTGTATTTTTCAAACCGTACTCCTCCATCATCTTGCACGCGTAACAATTCTTTATTAGTACTGTCATTAACCTCCAGGGCTTTGGTTGCGCTGGTAGTCCCTTTACTGAGAATATCAAGCGCTGCACTAGGAGAAGAGGTATTAATACCAGTTTGTGAATATGCTTTTATAAAAGCAAATAGGATAGCTAATAATAAAAATTTTTTTTTCATAAAAATCGGATTTTAAATAATTCCGGTCAAAAGTATGTCCAAACCAGTCTTCAGTTCAAAATCACAAGTACATCAAAAATACATCATCATAATAACAGGTTGAAAATCAAAAGAGAAAAAATATAAAAAAGAAAAAAAATTCTACATATCCGATCTAAAGCTTAATGTTAACAACGATTCCACCTCACAAAAATGCACCCCCGTTATAAGAAGCTTTTACCTACTTTTGAATTATCTAACCTTTATTTTCAGTATAATCTGATTATTTTGAAATTGCCGGCAGAAAAATTCAGTCTCTAAAAATAACTGATTAAGAAAAACAATGTAGTGTGAGGATCATTTATCTGAACTATGTCTGTGAAAGGAGACTCAATAAAAATTATAAAAAAGGGTCCGTTACCAACTCATGAAAACGGACTCTTAATAATCAGAATTAATTGTGACTGAATACTATCAGCCTTTCATATTCAATCTTTCCTCCTGCAAGTCCAATAGTCTCAGATGTTTTCTGATGATATTTTCATCCAGTAGCAATTCCTCACGGTTTTTATGGATAAGCCAGCTTCTTTGGGTGTCGAGAATGTCAATATAAATATGTCTGTATTCTTCGTAATTTAAAATAATTTCAGAACTGCTCAACTGGTTTTCATATTTCTGTAACTGATCTTTCAATGCGGGAAAACTGTCTATTTTATCAGCATAGTCGCTCCGGATTTTATCAAGTGCTACTTTTGCCAGACTGTTCTGAATGTCGTAATCGATTTCTTTTGCACTTCTTACGAAATCACGGTCGACCGGCGGAAATTTCTTAAGTAAAAAAGGAAGCGTAAGTCCTTGCAAAAGCAGCGTTACCAGAATCACAATAAATGTAATAAACAGGATCATATTTCTTTGTGGAAACGGAGATCCATCATCTAAAGTCATAGGAATGGAAAGTGCTGCCGCCAGGGAAACTACTCCCCGCATGCCGGTCCATCCAATAATCAGGGGAGTTTGCCAGCCTGGTGACTGTGGATCCGCAACGGTAATAAAATTTCTCATAATCAAGGTGGTTATCAACGCTCCATATCCTGCTAAAATCCGGACAATAATCAGGACCATAGTGACTGCAATTCCATAGCCAATCGCAGTGTAAATATCTGTGTCGCCTAAACCTGAAACAATTTCCGGTAAATCTAACCCGATAAGCATAAAAACAATCCCGTTTAACAGAAAGCAAAGACTTTCCCAAACTGTTACCGTACGTATCCGGGACGCACTGCTGAGAAAATCATGGCTCCGATAGGAAAGAAACAGTCCTCCGGTTACTACTGCCAGGACTCCTGATGCATGCAGTTGTTCTGCAGCCAGATACATAGAAAACGGAGCAATAAAAGTCAGCAGAATATCTATATTTGAATCGGTAGGTAACATTTTATGGATTTTCAGAAAGACGTACGCTATTACAAGTCCGATCCCCATACCTCCGAAGCACATCCATACAAAACTTCCGGCTGCTTCATGCCACACAAACTGTCCGGTTGCAGCAGCAATCATAGCAAACCTGAAAATAATCAGAGAAGAAGCATCATTCAGCAAACTTTCCCCTTCCAGAATGGAAGAAAGCCTTTTCGGAACCTTTACAAATTTCAGAATTGCCCCGGCACTCACGGCATCAGGTGGAGAAACAATCCCGCCCAATAAAAAACCAAGAGCCAGAGAAAACCCGGGAATAAAATAATTGGCAAAAGCTGCTACAGACAATGCAGTAAAGAAAACCACAACAAAAGCAAAGCTGAAAATAATCCTGCGCCATCTCCAAAGTTCTTTCCATGAGGTTGACCACGCAGCTTCGTATAGCAAAGGAGGTAAAAAAATGATAAATAGTAATTCAGGCTCTATTTTAACAGGCGGCACTCCGGGAATAAAACTGATGACAAGTCCGGCCAATACCAGCAAAACCGGATATGCTACTTTAATCTTATTAGCCAGCATGATCAGCATGGTAATTAAGAAAACCAGGAACAGATAAAATTCAAAGTTTTTAAGCATAGGAAAAATTTAGATACTTAAATATATATTAAATTTTTAAAAACCATACCCATTTTACTTACCGCAGTTTTATCGGAAAACTATTACTTTTTTCTATTATAATGCAGCTGTATCAATCCGGTTTCAAATGTTTTTGCAGTAATATATTCAAGTGCCTGCTCGGGGCGGCCATCTTTAAAAAGCTTTGTTCCGCCGCCTAATAAGACAGGAATCACAGAAATAATAAATTCGTCTATCAGATCATGCTTCAATAATTCATTGATTATTTCAGCACCACCATCACAATATATATTTTTTCCTTCCCTGGATTTTAAATGGTTAACCAATTCTGTTATATCTCCTGTATAGAAAGTCGTTCTGCCCTCTTTCGGCCTTGTTATTCCTGTGATTACGTAAACATCCCGCTGGCCGTTGTCATAATGAGACGGGTCAATTTCTTTCATCACATAATCATAGGTTTTCCTACCTACAATTACAGTGTCAATTCCGGCAGTAAAGTCCGCATAGCCGTAATCCTCACCTTCTTTTTCAACGATTTTCAGAAAGCTCAGGTCGTCATTGGGCTGGGCTATATAGCCATCTAAGCTCATAGCAATAAAAAGTGATAGTTTTCGCATTGATTTTAGTTTTAATATAGCAGCAAATTTATTTCTACACAACGATCTGCACTTTGTAAAAATGCGACAAATTAAAGAAATGAAGGTGCAAGTCCCGTATTTCGTTTGATTTCATTGGTAAGATGCGAATGATCATAATAGCCGCATTCAAACGCAATTTCCAATAAGCTCCGGTTTTGATCTGAATCTTTAATCAAACTCATAGCATACTGAAACCGGATAATATTTGAATATTCCCTGGGTGATAATCCGATTAGCTTTTTAAAATTCCGTTCCAGCTGCCTTACAGTCGTACAATGTATTTTGGCCAGCTCGTTAATACTTATCTTTCCGTTTACTGAATGTATATGATTAAGCACTTCCTGTAGCCGGATGTTTTTGTTTTTTAATCTATTGGAAAAGAACTGGTTAAAATAATAGAAAGGGTTGTCAGATGTTTTCTCAACACTAAAGGAATGGACTTTATCAAATTCAACAGTGGCATTTGTCAATTCATTTTGTGAGGCATAGCTGTAAAAATTTGAAAAAGTGGCAGGTTTCAGACACACGCCTGCTAAATGGGTTTCGCTATCAATACAACTATCTTTAAAAGTATTCATGGCACCCACTACATAAGTCTTTCCATGTTCCATGGTGAATAAGCCATTATCCGTTACACATTGATCTCCCAAATTGATGAGTATACCTGCGCAGCCATCCGGGAAAACCCTTTCCCATTGTCTTTCTATGAGATTTTCTTTCAATTCCCAATAGAAATGGATAAAAGGTTCTAATTCTTTACAAGGTTTTGCTTTTTTGTACTGCATGGCTTATACAATTCGCTCTTTAGGTTATCTGTAAGTATTAGTTAATATTTTTAATAGTACATATTCTGATGTATTTTAAATATACAAAAATATCCCTTTACAGATGATTTCTATACCCAATCTTATTCTCAACAAGGAATTATGTATTTAATGTAATGGTGACTTCGTTACATAAATAAATCCCAGCCTGTAGTCTGGGATTCATTGTTCATAAAACGTTCATACAAAATAACCATGAAATGTATTTTGGTCTCTTCAGATTGCACACTTACCTGCTATTTTAACTCTGATGATGATCAGATTTAAGAAATAGTATAATCATCTTATTGAGAATTGTAATTATTTTTAAAACAATCTGTTATGAAGGGATCTCAAGGCTTCTATCTTGTAAGCAGATGAAACAAGCAGTGAAATATTATTTTCACTTCCACCATAGGAAATCATTCTGATCGGAATATGTTTTACCGCCTCGGAAACAATAGTGGCATATCCGTTGTTGTTTTTTCTGAAATCTCCTACGATACAAACGATAGACTGTTCGTTATCAATCTCAACGGCTGAAAAAGATTCCAGTTCTTTCACAATTTCAGAAAGATAATCGGTTTGGTCTATGGTAAGTGAAACAGCTACTTCAGAAGTAGTAATCATATCAATAGGGGTTTTATAGCGTTCAAAAACTTCAAAAACCTTTCTTAAAAATCCGTAAGCCATCAACATTCGGGAAGACTGAATACGGATTGCCGTAATATTATCCTTTGCTGCTATAGCCACAATCTGATTTTGATTGGTAGTTTCTCCGGAGATCAAAGTTCCGGACGCACTTAAATTCATCGTATCCAGCAATCTTACGGGAACATTATATTTTCTTGCCGGAAAAACACTTTGCGGATGAAGAATTTTAGCTCCAAAATAGGATAATTCGGCAGCTTCGTCAAAACTAAGTCTGGCAATAGATTTTGTATTTTGAACATATCTCGGATCATTATTATGGAATCCGTCAATATCTGTCCAGATCTGGATTTCTTCAACCTGCAGTGCCGCTCCTAATAAAGAGGCTGTATAATCTGAACCTCCTCTTTGTAAATTGTCAATTTCACCCTCAGCATTTCTGCAGATGTACCCTTGGGTGATAAATAAGGTTTCCTCCGGGAATTCTGCAATTTTACGTTCTGCATGTTCTCTGATGTAATCGATATTCGGTTCTTTATCTTCATCAATCAGCATGAAATCAAGCGCTGACAATAATACTGACGGAACTTCAATTTCTTTTAAGTGTAAATGGAAAAGCGTTGTTGAAATAATTTCTCCCTGAGCCAGAATAACACGCTCTGCACTGGAGTTAAAGTTTTTATTTTTAAACTGATAAAACAGATCAAATATTTTGTCAATGAATAGTAAT
Encoded here:
- a CDS encoding aspartate kinase, producing MKVLKFGGTSVGSPERIEQLLPIIRSQAADKHLVVLSAVSGTTNDLVKLSELYENKDIEAAYQHIDVLYDKYKKFVNELFKTEEGISEALLFIDKIFDLFYQFKNKNFNSSAERVILAQGEIISTTLFHLHLKEIEVPSVLLSALDFMLIDEDKEPNIDYIREHAERKIAEFPEETLFITQGYICRNAEGEIDNLQRGGSDYTASLLGAALQVEEIQIWTDIDGFHNNDPRYVQNTKSIARLSFDEAAELSYFGAKILHPQSVFPARKYNVPVRLLDTMNLSASGTLISGETTNQNQIVAIAAKDNITAIRIQSSRMLMAYGFLRKVFEVFERYKTPIDMITTSEVAVSLTIDQTDYLSEIVKELESFSAVEIDNEQSIVCIVGDFRKNNNGYATIVSEAVKHIPIRMISYGGSENNISLLVSSAYKIEALRSLHNRLF